Sequence from the Cervus elaphus chromosome 19, mCerEla1.1, whole genome shotgun sequence genome:
GGAGGTGGCTGTGTGTGTTGATTTCGGGGTGTCCCATCGTGACTTTATGCCCTGCATTTCCTGCCGTGCTGCACTATCTCCCACCcgggccccctccctcctgccccgccTGGGCTGCTGCTCTGTGGTCATCCCAGAGCCTCCCAGGAATCCTTCTGCCCACGACCTCGGCCCCACTCCTGGACTAATCTTCTTCCCCTGTCTTGATAAAGCATGTCTTCCAGTATCTTGCTCAGAAAGCATAAGAAGAGTACTGCTTCTCTGAACCTGATTTGCTTTATAAACCTTCACACTTGAGTAATGTGACTGCACATAAATTTCTAGGTtgatattcattttccttttccggAGTTGCTGCATCACATTCTTCTAGGTTCCCCCGTTTGTGTGAGAAGTTCAGTGACGCTCTGATTCTCGGTCCTTTGTTGTAAGGTGGTTTATCTCTGATAGCTTTCGGGACTTTATTCCCTGGCTTTGTGGTAGGCAGGTTTGTCTGAGACTTTTCTGGGCACGTTCTCGGCCTTTTTGGCCTAGAAACTCAGTTCATTTCAGGAACTGGACCGTCTGTCAGTTCAGTGACAATTTGTGTCCCTCTCCAGTGGGATTCCATCTGATTTAGTCACCTGTGCCAGATgtgttcatctgtatcatttcctCTGACTGCATGGGGTTTGTTGCTGTTGGTCTCCTTTCTGGGAGGTTTTCTTGACTTTCTGTTGCCACTTTTTATGGGTGATCTTGTGTTTGTCATGATTTCTGATTTTCAAAAGCCCTTGTTTTTTACTGTGTTCTGTGGCTCCCTTTTCCTGGGGGAACTCTCTATTGTTTTTTAGCTGCCTCAGAGCTTCAGGCCCACTGGTGAGACTTTGTAGTCAACTGGGTCATAAATCTGTGTATTCAGAAGTCTGGTGTTTCGATGAATGTGTGATTCTTTTTGAACTGATGTGTTAGCGGGAAATACTTACACAGTGATAACTGCTTTTCTTTTCAGGGCTTGTCAATGAGACAGATTCGATTCAGGTTTGATGGACAACCAATTAATGAAACAGACACCCCAGCACAGGTAGGAACCCAGCAGGTCTACACTCAAGGGCTACTTCCGACCTGCATGTGTAACTGCCATCAGGAATGCTCACATTTGAGAGTTACTGATTGCTGCTCATATAGAACACTgtacattttctactttttttttttttttcctttttggagcGTTGCTGCATGGCTTGTGATAGGTagttcctaaccagggattgaactcacccccttgcagtggaagcgcagagtcctaaccactggatggccagtgAATTCACCTTACATTTTCTTAATGGCTTAAATTATTAGATTTTGTAATTTTGAGGTTcagttttcaaatgagaaaaatgtacTTTGTCAGCCTCATCTGTGTtgggagaaggagcaggagggCTGGTTCTCCGCTGAGATGGTCCAGGGTCACGGCCGAGGCCCAGCGTCCTCACCCCCTGACCcgacccccacccctgctctagGTGAGCTGGGCAGATAGGATCGCCACCGCGTGTTGTCGGGACACTGGACCCGCAGCGTTAGTCTGCAGCTGCATTCCTGCCTCCACCTCCTGCCCTCTGAGCGCTGATGCCAAGGGGCACGGGCGGAGAGGGTGCAGCGTGCTCCGTTTCCTCCAGCGTCAGCCACCACGTGCAGCTGTCAGGTCTGCGCATCACTCCTCGTGGAGggagagcctggggtccaggctgcAGTCCTGTCTCTTGTCAGCCAGACGACTGTGGGGTCGAGCGTGGGGAGAGTGAGCCAGCCTTTAGTGTGAAAGGGCTGCTCTGTAGAGCTTTCACCTCTGCTCCTGCGGGGAACTGCATGCCACTTACGCAGAGGGAGGGGGCAGCCGTgggctcccccagcctctccGCTGATGCTCGTGCTGTCATGTCATGGATGCAGCAGGAGTCCTCCCCCGGCCCTTCCACCTCCCCCTCACGGGTACTGCTCTTGATTTCTGAGCAGGATGCTACTCGACGGGATGGGGAGGCCAGCAGGGACCCCTTCCTTTGGGACGGAGTTGGCTTTGGCAGCACCCGTGTACTTCCATCCCCACCTCTGAGGTCCCCAGGACTCAGCGCTTCTGATCACTCACTCCTAGCTGAAATCTGATTTTGTATGTTTCTCAGTAAAACTTGAGACACTTTGTTTTTAACAGGACTTAGTTTCTCTGTCAGTCAAGGTCCTAGCGTTGTGGATTCTGTTAGGAGAACTTGGGGAAGAAGTGGGCTAACTGGAAACCCATAGCTGAGCCTCTGTCCTCATGTGCCCACCTGGGGGCAGGCTCAGGGCTCAGGTGCGTTGGGGTGGGTCCCGGATGAGAAGACACTGATATGCCTTCTGTGCCTGCAGCTGGAGATGGAAGACGAGGACACCATCGACGTGTTCCAGCAGCAGACAGGGGGCTCCAGGGTGGCCAGCTGCCTCTCAGGGAGTGGCCTCTAGAGCCCCCATCCCCTCGTGGCACTGTGCTGTGTTTGCTATTGAACAGTGGACGTGTGGCCAAGCCCATCAGCAGGGAGGCTCGGACACCGAGGACATTCCCCAGAAGGACTTTGCTCTGATGCACTTGAGTGCCACGGTGGTGATGGTCCCCAGCCTCCCTAGGCCCACCACCTGGTACCTGTGTTTGGGTAAAATGCGTGGTGAGGGACTTGGGCTTTGTTTTTACTTGTTCGTTTTTTCTCCCTCCTATGACATTTTCTCCAAGCTTGTGGCCTGAATGCCTGCTTTCTGTCTAGACGGGGCTCTCACTGCAGGTGTTGACCCCCCTCCTTCCAGTCATGGAGAGAACTGTCACTACTCTGGGAGTGCTTCTGTGGGACGAGTTTTGGGGTCATGGTTGGTATGGGAGATACACTTTCACTTACTGTTTCTTGCGGGCACAggtttttttaatgctaaatatTAGAAATGTAAGCTTTGCCAGAATGTAGTAAAGTTGAAGGGAAAATACTGGAATGTTTCTTAAAAGGTAAGAAGTTCTTCGGTAACACGGCCCTGGGCGGGGTCTGGGGTCCCGGACCCATTGCCACCAACTGCCGGTGACACTGCTTGGACACAACAAAAATGGGCTTTTCCCCTTTTCTTAACAGAGAAGAAAGTAAGTCCCACATGTCTGCTGTGGTCACAGTGCCAGGGCCTCAGATTTCCTCCAGTATTTGCTTCTGATGAGTAACAATGGTCTGTATGTAAACAAGGAAGATAGAATATTGCTGATTTTGCTGTTATGTTTTTGTGTAAAAGAGCTGCTTCAAAGTGTGGCTACAAGTGAGAGATGCCTCCGGGTTCTCCCCGAGGACCGTGCTCTGCTCCCCAGGTTGGTATGGAGCTTACACGTTATGTGTGATTTCAGTTCTGTGCATTTTGGGGTCTGTTTTGGTTAACCTCCGATGGTTGTCCTGTTGCCCTTCCCTGCGGACTCACTCCTGTCTGACGGCCCCTGGCTGCCTATTCAGGTCAGTTGGGCAGGACGACCACCATCATCTCCTGCTCGCCTGAGACCTTGCTGGAGAAGTCTGCACTTCCTCTGTACCTTGCTGTTTGGGCACAGGCGGGGTGTCTGCGGCTCTTTTGTGTTTATTCCCCAATTTGTACATTATTTGTTGTCCTTTACTACTGTCAACAGTAAATATAGTTTGGTATTCTGTCTCTCGGCTCATATTCTATACTGCGTTTAGAGATTGGACATCGGGTCACGTTCAGTATTTGCAGTGACCCTTCAGCAAGACCACTCCGACTTCCATCTGAAGGCTGGCTCACCTGCACTTCTGCAGGCTGCGACATCCCTGCCAAGGCTGCCCCCTCCCCCGAAGAGCGCTCCTCCCTCTCCTGGGCTCCTGGGGGGAGGGTGACCATGACTCTGAGCTTCTTGATATTTTTGGTGTTTGAATGtgagactgttttcctttgtgcaGTGCAGCTGACAACTTATTCCCTCATCTGTTTTGAAATGGAAGTGAGTTGACACTGTTTTGGAAACTTCTGCATGTTGCACTGTGATACTGTATCAGGTTGATTAGGTGAGGTGGGCACAGGCTGAAAGCTCAGGGGCAGCGAGCACATGACTTGCTTACCGCAGCAGCCGCAGGCAGAGGCATGGCCCAGAGAAGGTGTGGGGGAGTGTAGGGCCCAGCAGGGCAGGCCCTGCACTCGTGGGGAGGGTGACTTGTCAGGGTGCCTGAGCTCAGGAGCTCTGCAGTTTCTGGGGAGCCCTAGTGCAGTGCTGTCTGAATCCTAACCCCAGCATCTGACGGACAAGCAGGCAGTGTCCTGGAAGTGCATTTGGAATAACAGATCTGctgatatattaaaatattgttaCGTAAAACCAGCTCCTAAAATCACTGGGTTAAACTGATGCTTCAGTAGGAGACAGGCTCGTCTTTACTGATTCTGTTATGGGTGCCCTGAGTCCCAGCTGGCACTTTCCCAGTTTCAGTACCAAAACCCCACACCCCAGGACCCCTTGGCCCCAGGCACACGGGTGGTGCCGGCCTGGCTGCATTGCACAGCACAGGTGGGAGCGTACCCGTTAATCTCAGCTGCTCCATGACACAGCTTTCATGGAAAGAATCTGCAAAAAGCAGATCTTTTTTATACCTCAGAACTTCAATTCTCAAAGAAACTAGTTCATTCCAAACTTGCCGGCCTGTCCAGTGGGTGAAAGCCTTTAAGTTTCACACACCAGGTGCTCGGAACCCTTGGGACACCAGGACCAGCTGACCTGAGCTGAGCATTGCCAGATTTAGCGAATAAAACACAGGATGCCTAGTCTCACTTGAATCTCAGCGAGGATGCACGGAGGGGAGCGTAAGTATCCCTGAAGGTGAGCCTGTCCCACCAGCCACAGAGGTGAGAGACTTCCATTATGTTAGCACCTcatattttgggtttttgtcaCTTGAAACTAATCCTGGTACAAACTGAACACACACTGCTACAACACAATGACCTCAGAAAGACAGCAAGTGACAGACATGGATGCAGTTCAGAAAACCCCCAGCATCTAATGGGTGCTGTTGTCTGAGCCTCATGTTGATGATAGTACTTCTCATCACCTGCACTTCTGTTCCCTTCCAAGTAGAATTGGTCTTTAGTCGCCCTCTGACCCCTGACCTGCATGAGGGGATGGGGTGTAGCTGGATCACAGAGAAGGTAACTACTTGAATGGGAGATGGAAACCTTAGGAGTGTTTGTGCAAACCTATTACTTTTTGGAACTGTTTAAAAGTACAGTGTTTTTATATAAATCACCATGGTCATTTGAGAAGACAGTGTCAGGCTGAATTTTTGTTGATGCCTCTCCTGCCAAACATGCATCATTGTGAGGTTTATTTGCGTGGTTTTATTCAACTCAACAGATGCTTCTTACAACCAAGAACACAGGAGACAAAAACTCCCTGCCCTGATGGGACATGTTTCTGGTTAAAGGAGACAGATAATAAGTTATATACATATTACACTAGAAAACTACACAGTGCATAATGTAGTAAATTCTACACAAGAATACGTTAGAATAAGTGTTGTGAAGataaaaacttttcttttagGAATGGGGTTCTAAGAAGCACAGAGGAGTAGATAGATCAGTGGGCCAATCAGCTGTAGAACCACCGTGAATATTAATGAAAAAAGGACTCATCTAGTGACCTGATACACATTAGTGGAGAAGTCAGAGCAGCGGGGGTGGATGCTGGCTTCTTGAGGCAGAGGACTAGGGGAAGACCGAGGGGGCCGCTGCCTGGGGCGTGCGGGGCGTGGGGCGGTGGGCTGCGGTTGTGCGGGAAGCCCATCCACCCTGGGTCTGGCTGCTGCTCTGCTCCCTCCTCGGTCTCCAAAGCTCCCCTCCAGGCCAAGCTGAACCCAGACTGACAGCATAAAACGGCCACAATCGCCAATCTAACTTTTTCAAACCTAAAACCGTGTGAGAGTCGCCACCGAGCATCAACCGCTCTCCGCGTGGATGTTCTCGCTTTAACTGTAGTCGCGTCTGAAAGTCACCGCCTCTGCACTGTGCGGGTGCAGGAGCCCCAACACGGTCCCAGGTGCACCCCCAAAACAATCTGAAAGACACCCGCTCACTCGGCCCGCGAGAAGCCGCCTTACCCACCCGCCCTTCCATCCGCCCTCCCCGGCGTCTCCACCCTTCGTCCGCGTCCCCGCTGCCGAAACCCCGGAGGCCTCGAGGACGGAACAGGCGgttcacacacacactgctggaGCTCGGGGCTCCGAAATCTGCTGACTTTCCTATTGGAACCTGGATCCGCCGGGGCGGAGCTGAGCGCACAAAGTGGCTCGGGGCCCAGACACCGGAGCCGCCTCGGACAACCGAGCCGCCCCGCACACCGCGCACGCGCCCCACGCCCCGGAAGGGCTCCTGTACCCCCACGGCGACCCGGAAGTGGCCCAGGGCTCGGGCGGGAGGGAAGAGGGCTGAGGAGGCAAGGCTGACGGCGCAGCTGTTGCCTGGACGATGGCGGGGACGGCGCTCAAGAGGCTGATGGCCGAGTACAAACGTGAGTTCGAGACTGCACCTTGCCTGCCGTCCGGGGCGGGGCGTGGACTCCGTCGGTGCGTCGTCGGGACGGGTTAGCGCGGCAGCCCGGGGCCTCCCGCGACGTCTGGCTGGGAGAGGCCGGCGTGGCGCTGGTCTGGAGACACCGGCTCTGCGGTAACCAAAGGGCCCGCTGCCCCAGCCTCGCGGACGCCCGCGGGTCGGGGAGGGGCGTCTCGCCGGCCTCCTGAGAAGTCCAGGAAGCGTCCTGGGGGTAGTGGGGAGCGCACTGTGATGGGCCGGAGGTGAAAGGTCAGACTCGGTTCTCCGCTTTAACGAAGGGTTTTTGAGCGGTGCCACCTACCTTTCTTTCGGGTGGTGTTGACACAGCGTCCTTAGTGCCCGCAGGATTTTCTGATGTTTGctgaaggcaaaggggaaaacGAGAACAGTCCTCTGCCGTCTACCGCGGAGGCGCCCTTGGAGTCTCGGTGATAAGTGGGGGACGGGTGCTCTTGTGTTTGCTGGGACACGGTGGCAGCCTACTTGCAGTTCAGACCTGCCGGTTAGCTGTCCGACCTTGGCCTGGCCCTCgccctcaccttcccccacccccatctgtgAGGATGGACCTTAGGCAGGTGCCTGACAGCTGGCTGTCTAGAGTGTGCGCTGTGAAGTTGTCCTTATCCTGAGGACACTTTCAGAAGAAACTTTAAGATAAACTACAGTAACGAATGTCATAAAGCGAACCGGTAAACATGCGAGCACCCTAAACCTTCTTGATGGCCCTGCACTGGGAGTATTGGTGTTTGGCTGGAGGGAACCACAGTGTTGGAAGTGCAGGCTTATTAAACGTTTAGATAGTGCTCACCTTCCAGTGTTCTCTAAGGTAAGGATGTATATTTAGGAAAGACTTTTGGGGGCGGAGTGGGGAGATAACGGTTCCCCCTGAacagattgggggtggggggccattGCCTCTGTCGCCTCATGGGACACCTGGCTGGGGTCAGGTGTCTGGGGACACATGCTGTCTCCTGCCATCCTAGTGTGTGTTGCTGTATCTGTTTGTGTATTTGACCTTGGTTCTAGACTGCCAGCAGGTATTATTTTTGTAGAAGACACTATAAAACCCCTGCACAGGGAATTTAGGTGGCTGCTTCAGTCCAGTCTTTGCATCACTGAGCTTGTATTTTCTCATGTTGTCCGTTTACTGTACTTACAAAAAAGTCTCATTAACTATTTCAACCATATTGTCAGTTTGtagtaataaaatgtaaatagcaGTTGATTTTCAAAGCTGTATCACAGAAATGTATCTTGTGTGTTTTAATGTGTAAGCGCACAACATTTTGGAGTGTGTGTAGCAGACAGAGTGCTACAGGTATCTCCCTAAGACGCCGGTTACCCATCAGACACTGACCTGGGCACCGCGGTGAGGGACTTTGGAGATGTTGGTAACTAGAGCTAACGTTAAGGTGGGGAGTGTGTTCTGGGTTATCGGGGTGGAACCCAGTCATCACACGAGGCCCCCAAACAgatgaggaggcaggaggggaggtcAGGGACCCAGAGCAGGAAAAGGACCCCCCTGACAGGGCTGGGCCAGGACCAGAGAAACACAGTGGTCTCGAACCTGAGGATGACCCCTCGCTGACAGCAGTGAGGACCTGGAGCCTCGGTCCTGCAGCCACTTGGAGTGAGATCCTGCCAGGCCCCTGAGTGAACTTGGGTCGCAGTCTTGTGAGACTATCAGCAGAGAGCCAACAGGCCTGTGGGTGCCCAGCCTCTAACAGAAAAATTGTGAGGTCATCAGTGGGTGTTGTTTTCAGCCACTGAGTTTGTGGTCATTGTCACATCAGCTGTAAAAATTGACTACGGTGTATTATGGGGGGTTTCGTTGTTGATGCTGTATCTCAGGAACATGACAAAATTCCACTTAGTGATTCTTATCTTTTGTGCCTTAGCATCGCGGCTTGCTGTCCTCCCGCATTTTAGGGTGGTGCATCTATTGGGAAGGTATCCCCCCAGAAGCAGCTTTTGTGCGTGAGGGATTAGATAGATTTGGATGGGGTTTAGGCCCACTGTCTTCTACTTGAGTAGTCATAGAACTGCAGAAACTCTTAAGGTGGTAGGACCTTGGGTGTGAGTCTATTCGGCTCCTGATTTTACAGATTTTGTAGGGAATTGAGTAACAGACAAAATGATTTGCCCAGGTTCTTACAGCCAGAAAAAAGGAGAGGCAGGGAAAGAACCAAAGTGTCTTAAACCAACTTCTTTTCTTGATGTTTTATCTTCATGCATCTGGGATTTTCTAGGGGTATCATAGATGGACATAGGGCTCCCGTAGCAACACACCACAATCAAGTGGGCTTaacacaaaagaaatttattatgtcacagtctggaggctagaagtcccagCAAAGTGTCGGCGGGCCTCATTCCTCTGCAGGCTCTAGGAaggatccttccttgcctctcccaACTTCTACGGATTGCTTTCCATGTCTGGCTTCCCTCTAATAGGACGCCAGTCATTGGTTAGGACCCATCCCAATCCGGAGTGTCCGTGTTTTAACTCGATTACATCTGCACAGCGCCCATTTCCAGATAAGGTTCCCTTCACAGACTCTCAGGGCGCTGTTAAAGCCAGGACGTAGAGTAGGAGCCCCAGACTGAGGGGTGTAGGCCGAGCCCCTGTGCCCCTGCTCCTTGTTGCCCACAGCCTTCCCTGTCTCAGTTGGTGGCAGCCTTGTTCTTCCAGTTTGGGCTGTCAGCCTTCGATTGTCTTTGCTGATTCATGTTATTCTGTATCCGCATGTAATCTGTTGACCCACCTTCAGACTTTCTCCTTTATCTGGGGGTCCACGCTGGCCCAGGCTCTGTTCCCAGCACAGGAGAAAGTCAGATTAGGTCACTCTGCCCAGAAGCCCTCTTAGCCTCTGGCCTCAGCCTCTGCGTGCCCCAGCCCTTCTTGCCTCTGATCTCATCGACCCCTCTGCCCAGTACGACTCTTCAGCCCCGTGGGCAGCCCCTTCCCTGCCCGGCTCCCCTGGAAATGCCCTCTCTGAACACCAGACACCCTGGCCTTCCCGTTACTGTCGTCCTTCCCTGTCTTTAactctttttagctttttaaagcttttattgtgaaagatgttatattttaaacaatataGAAGATGTACATTTAGATGATATAGTAAAATGACACCAGCTTAAGAAGGAGAACGTTAGCAGGAACTGAGCAGTCTGGTGTGagttccttcccacccccaccaggaatGACAACCACCGAATTTTGTGTGActtgttcttttctttatagttttatcaCTTAATATCCTCCTGCgtgcgtgcatgccaagttgcttcagacgtgtctgactctttatgacccaatggacagtagcccaccaggctcctctgtccgtgggattctccaggcaagaatactggagtgggttgccatttcctcctccaggggatcttccccatccagggattgaaccagcatctcttttgtcttctgcattggcagtcgggttctttacactagagccacctgggaagcctgttataTCCTCCTATACATTTTACTCACTTTTGCCTGGTTTTATACTTAGTGGAGATAGGATTGCACAGTATGTATTCTGCAAATTGAGTTTTTGCTCAGCACTGTTTCTGAGATTCATTTATTAGAGCTGTGTCcatttttactgctgagtagtgGTTATGTGTTACAAGTATTTTATCCCTATTTGTGCTTTGTCTTTCAACCTTTGTGATGTCTATTTTCCTAGCCAccctttttaaacagttttattgaggtataattgacctGCAGTAAGCTGGTGTTCGTAGGGGTTCACTGATGACTTTGGTGTACGTGCAACCgtcccacctccccagcctcctcctgcctctttgTAATCCTCTGGGCCCTATCTTGCCTGCACCCCCAGCTCCCAGGCAATGACTAATCCACCTTCAGTCCACCTTTATCACTCTTCTAGTTGTTTGTACTTTCTTTGTCAGAGGTCTTTCACTCTGCGTAATCATGTTGCGATTCCTCCAGGTTGTTGCCTTGGCCAGTTGTCACTTCCTGTCCTTGCAGAGGGATGTTCCTCTGTGTGGGCAGACCCACCACGGCTTGTTGTGGCACTCATCTGTCAGCGCACCTTTGGGTTGTTTCTGGTTTTCTTGGCTGTTACAGGTAAACCTGCTGTGACCATATGGGTCCCTGTCTTTCTGTGGACATATGCTTTCGTTTCTTTTGAGTAAATTCCTGGGTGATATGTGAGATgtgtatttgatttttaaagaaatagccaaactgttttcccaagcagttgta
This genomic interval carries:
- the SUMO3 gene encoding small ubiquitin-related modifier 3, whose translation is MSEEKPKEGVKTENDHINLKVAGQDGSVVQFKIKRHTPLSKLMKAYCERQGLSMRQIRFRFDGQPINETDTPAQLEMEDEDTIDVFQQQTGGSRVASCLSGSGL